The DNA window GGATTGCTTTGTCAATCCCAGATTTTACGCTGTAACATCCCTGGAACACACCCCCGCTGCATGCGCAGGTACCCACGGCTACCACAAATTTTGGCGCGGGCATCTGTTCATAAATATTTTTTAACCTATCCTCAATCTGCCTGGTGATCGGCCCGGAACAGAGTATTATATCCGCATGTTTTGGCGTGCCTTTAAGCACCACACCGAACCGTTCAAGATCATACCGCGGTGTTAATGCCGCGATGATTTCTATATCGCATGCGTTACACGCACCGGTATTAAAATGTATCACCCATGGCGACTTTATCCTCGCCCAAGTAAGTATTTTTTGTTTAATACTGCTCATGATAAATAAATCACCCTCTTAACAATACTAATAAACCCGCTCCTGCACCTATGATATACACCACAGCCATTGCAAGGTTTGAAACATTAACCGCCGGGACTGTCGCTATCACCAAAACAACTACATGCAGGATTGTAAAGAAAAACGCAAACGGGAAAAACTGGCGGTAGTCCGGTTGCGGCATATGCCCGTCAAAATCTTCCCCACACGAATACGACGTAGTTTCATTCTCGCCTTTCTTAAACGCCATGCCGTTAAGCAAGAACGATACCGCAACAATCACCGCAAGTAAAACAATAAACACTACCGGCGGTGAGGAAATAAGTAAATTCAAAATATCCATACTTTATCTATCCTTTAAGATTCTTAATCCCGCGTGATTCAATACTTTTGGTATGCCTGTACACATTGACTATCAATCCTCCTGCAACAACCATTATCACAACTTCTACAACAATCAACGTAATGATCAACACCTGCGATAACGCAGTGTTCCCGGTCAACCACCCGGCTAATGCAAACAATAACGTCACTGCTTTAATAAGAATTTCAATGCCAATCAGCAGGCGTATAAGATTTGTTGTGGTAATAATACAATACAATCCCACAACAAAAAGTAATACAATAAATATTCCGTACCACTGCAGCATACCAGCCACCATCATTTACGTATCTCCTTAAACAACACAATCACGCCAATCGCGCCTGCCAATAAAATAGCTACCTGCCCAAGAAGGTCTATCTGTCGGATATCCCAGAACACTACCCGTAAACTCTCACCGATAACCGGTGTGTCATGCAGCATTATCATAGGCTGCGGTAACGGATACTTCAGCATCAGTAATCCCAGAATTAATAGTACAAACGGTAAATACCCGAACCGGCCTAACCGTTCTTTCCTGCGTTCAACTGCCTGTTCGTACGATAACCTACGGGTAAAACTGATTGTTGTAAAAAATATTACTGAAATCAACCCTGCACATACTGATAATTCAAATACCGCTGCTATGGGCGAACCCATCTGAAACACCAGTACAGCTACCAGTACGCTAACCACCGCTAGGCCGATTACCGCACGGATTAACCGTGTCCGCATAACGGTCCATACCGCTGCGATTAATAGCAATGCCAATAAAAATATATTTACAATATCCACAATACTACACCTACCTCACCAAATTCGCGGTCAGTAACACAAAATTGTTTAATACAAACGGTAACAAAATACCGGTTACTATTATAATCACTGTAAGCACAACTTCCGGGATCAAAATATCCATCCCTGCTTCTTTAACATTTTCCATCCCGGGTACTAATTGGCCATAAAACGTTTTGCGTTGCATCAACAAAAAGTACGCAAGTGTCACCACACTGGCAATAACCGCAATCCCGGCATACACTTTCTGCCCGGAAAGCCATAACGCTATGATAATAATAACCTTAC is part of the Elusimicrobiota bacterium genome and encodes:
- the nuoB gene encoding NADH-quinone oxidoreductase subunit NuoB, with amino-acid sequence MSSIKQKILTWARIKSPWVIHFNTGACNACDIEIIAALTPRYDLERFGVVLKGTPKHADIILCSGPITRQIEDRLKNIYEQMPAPKFVVAVGTCACSGGVFQGCYSVKSGIDKAIPVAAYIPGCPASPKALIDGVVKLLSSLDDSGDNKAQKELNPVILGEHRE
- a CDS encoding NADH-quinone oxidoreductase subunit K — protein: MMVAGMLQWYGIFIVLLFVVGLYCIITTTNLIRLLIGIEILIKAVTLLFALAGWLTGNTALSQVLIITLIVVEVVIMVVAGGLIVNVYRHTKSIESRGIKNLKG